In Acinetobacter piscicola, a single window of DNA contains:
- a CDS encoding NYN domain-containing protein: protein MALKTIFNVSEEKTAKLAVLIDADNASAKDIENILNELTKYGEATVKRIYGNFVNQNGNWKQAINSLAIKPMQQFAYTTGKNATDGFMIIDAMDLLYTGRFDGFCLVSSDSDFTALAIRIKEQGATVYGFGKKQTPEAFRNACSHFTYVENLSNYEEPVVIKEPSTPITKEVKQENIVKEAPKQEIKNDTTSTLPLNIIKQVFDNHDTEWISVASLGSQWKLLQVDFDPRTYGFKKLGDLVKGFPQIFKTEERLNNDHKNLYVKLK from the coding sequence ATGGCTTTAAAAACAATTTTTAATGTTTCAGAAGAAAAAACAGCAAAATTAGCAGTTTTAATTGATGCAGATAATGCTTCAGCAAAAGATATCGAAAATATTTTAAATGAACTCACGAAATATGGTGAAGCAACGGTTAAACGTATTTATGGAAATTTTGTCAATCAAAATGGGAATTGGAAACAAGCTATCAATAGCTTAGCCATTAAACCCATGCAACAATTCGCATATACCACAGGTAAAAATGCAACCGATGGTTTTATGATTATTGATGCTATGGATTTACTCTATACAGGAAGATTTGATGGTTTTTGCCTAGTATCAAGTGATAGCGATTTCACTGCTTTAGCCATCCGCATCAAAGAACAAGGTGCAACTGTTTACGGTTTTGGTAAAAAGCAGACACCTGAAGCTTTTAGAAATGCTTGCTCACATTTCACTTATGTTGAAAATTTAAGTAATTATGAAGAACCAGTAGTAATTAAAGAACCATCTACACCTATAACAAAAGAAGTTAAACAAGAGAACATTGTTAAGGAAGCACCTAAACAGGAAATAAAAAATGATACAACCTCTACTCTACCTTTAAATATTATTAAGCAAGTTTTTGATAACCATGATACTGAATGGATTAGTGTTGCATCACTTGGTTCTCAATGGAAACTATTACAAGTAGATTTCGATCCACGTACATATGGATTTAAAAAGTTAGGTGATTTAGTAAAAGGTTTTCCTCAAATTTTTAAAACAGAAGAACGATTGAACAACGATCATAAAAATTTATATGTAAAACTTAAATAA